One Conger conger chromosome 7, fConCon1.1, whole genome shotgun sequence genomic window, GGTCGAATTCAATATGCGGCAGTTGGATGGATTTCCCCCACAAAAAGGTGTTCACCCATTTGATCACAGGTCAGTGTTAGAAGTGATAGAACTTATCTCCATAATTAATGACTGTATAAAATGAGCATGGTTTATGCACCTGAACAATTCTATGCTATTCTAAGTCTATGCTAAATTTTACAGTCTGCCCTCAATGACAACACTTGGGTTTAAACTAAATCAGCCTAAAAGGTAACAACTTACATGTAATTCAGTGCAACTACACATGTAACTATTGCTGGTACTGTGTACAGAATGCATGCTAAGACAAGTATAATAATTTtggcgcgtgtgtgtctgtgttgggttggggggggggggggggggttctgcaaTGTGTGGTAGACACTAATTACCAGAGTAAGTTATTGGGAGCATTTTTGGAAAAGAGGGTCAGGGCTTCTGATTACTTGCCAACCATGCTAGCTGAATACAGATGGGACCATGAGTCTCGCAAAGGTGATTTCGTTTTTTTGCCTTGACTGCACAGTGCAATTATAATATCTAAAATCGATACACTTTTATCACATGATTCTAATGTTCCTATTGTTTTTGGGACAGTTTGCATGCCTCATACATGTAGCTGTTTGGTAAGTCAGTGAGACCATTTGAATGTCAGTCCACAGGAATTGTGTGAGACTCCCTTTGGGATCAAGGACAGATTAGCACCTTAAATAGGAGAGTAGAGAATTACAAGCCACACAAGGTAATAATGTCCTGCACGCAAGGGCTCCAGACCTCGGTCAGTTATGCAATTGAAATTCTGTAACTGTTCGGATCTGAAATCACTGCAGATATCAGGGAATTCTGAACAAACCATACTATCAACCACAGACGTAAACATCATATGAATTTCTTTTTCTCTGAATAATAGACACAAATAGTTTAGTTTAAAATTGCCAGTAGTCTGCAAAAATGTTATTGGTGCATAAAGAATTAAGGTATTTCATAATTATATTGATGCAGGTTTGATGTGGCCACACACCATACATGTTGGATATGGAACACAAGCCACACTGGAACAGATTTATGAGATTTTACAGAGAACCTGCCTGTCTGATCCCAGCCTTCAGATGTATAAACAGCATCAGCGGGAGACAATAGCAGTTCCCAGACTTACATTTACCTCATCCAGAACATTTAGTTTAaccacatgcatgcatatatgcAGCACCCTGGCTACCTCCAACAGTTCTTGCCTCAGTGAGGCACGACAAGCCTGGTTAATATTACTTGCTGATCCATTCCTTAAAAAGCATCCAGGTTGCACTTCCTCCACAGTAAGCTCTGTCACTAATTTCCCAGTATTTCTGAAACCCTTATAGCATTAAAGGATCAGCAAGCAGCTGAGACCGGCTTCAGCTAGGTCATAACTAGCAGCTACACCCATCTATGTAATGCActgcacagtgagagagagtgagagagagcatatgtgattatgtgtgcatattatcatcattattattcccCTTTCAGAATTAACCGGTTTAGGCTTCGAGAGAGGATGCTGCTGTGAGATACAAATGGCTTGTGGCCACCAGTCTGTCGACTCTTGCATCCTTTGGGGGGCCACCCGTATTTGGGCAGTAGTTCAAGCAGAGAGGTTGGGGTTTAGAACCATTCTCTTCTTTCCCCCAAATTAGTGTTTCTCTTTCTTGATATTGCTGACAGTCTcagaaaactttgtttctgttcACCACAGATATTCCATTAGGCGGAGATGAGTGTGCGCCAGGGGCTATCAGTCCGCAGCTGGTAGTTTTTCCTCATCGACCTTTGATGtattaatatttttgaaagggttttttaaaatactgttaCTGCATTTTCCAGTGTGCAGATCTCCCCCAAGTCTTCACACGCTTTTCCGCCTGCCATTGACAATGATTACTAGCACTGGGGTCAGATCCATCATTTTCTTTAGCATCTCCATGATATCTGGATGATTCTTTGCTCCAGTGATGAACTCCTCTAGTGTCAACTCACCTGGGTAGGATTAAAGTCAAGGCAAAGGTGATTATTGACTGATATTTATCACACAATTCATTGCTTCTGTTCATTTTTGAACAACCTATCTCACAAACGTTCTGGTTAATTTAGATCATGGACactttttatgaaattattaattcaaatatgaattcatatttgTCAACCAGGCTTGGCATGCCGATTGTCTATTGGGaaatatttaaaagtaataagaATGATGGACCagaaaatgcataaatgtacATGACTACAAGCTTTGACTGGAAAATCCTCAGGTCTTTTTCCTTACCTTCTCCGTTAACATcgatcttttggaaaatgagggACACAATCTCTTCTGGAGGAGTTTCGTACACTCGGGTGATGTCCTGTATGGCCTAAACCAAAAAGGAAGCAGAGTACTTAATTAATGAACAATTCATTAAACCACCCAGGGAACGGACACAGAAAAAACAAACTAGAGGAATGATTCTATGCTGTATTCCTTTCAACAGAATTAAATTGGTGGTTGTTTCATTGTGTTTACTGAAGACACTGATAAAGAATTTTATCCGAGTCCAATTTCTTTTTGAATTTCTTCTTCTCCTAGAACGTATTACCTAAGTTAGGTGTGCAAACCTTATTCCCTTTTtgatacatacagtggggtccaaaggtctgagaccacattgaaaatcagtttctttcatgtaatcctggaaacaAACAGAAGGTTTTAGGATTTaacaaaaattaaaacaatggaagttacttcaaagctttggaagaactactcaaagaccaaagaagagcaaggatgctggacaatccacaatcacctgacctcaaccccatttatgggggcacttgaagactaacaaaagccaagcattcagtaacatcaaaAGATGCTTGATGAATATGGAACATTGTGAAATAATGCtaggataacatgaatcatcaggttttgcacaaatttgtggagtctAGCTTGATTgcacgttgccattaaagcaaaaggtggacataccaaagaaattcagaaaatttaatttttaatgtaaAGATTTTTCAACTGAATTTATTATGCTGGTAATATAACTAGTAATGGAAAAGTTTGTATtcaattagaaaagaatgcaaaatagaaggaTTTTCACTAGCGGTCTCACTTTTGGATCCTATTGTATTTCTGAAAATTTAAGAGAAATATTACATATTCAGAAGAAAATTCTTCTGTCATGtgattttacatttcaattagTAATATTTCATTGATAATTGCCAATGTCTTAAATTTTACtttaaattcaaatgtaaaatatgaaattttttctctgtgtttgtgatATCCAAATGTATTCATCATCAGTCCTCATTAGCCTCCACTATTGATTCAGAGATTTCAGCCATCTTTTGAACTTGATTAATGatcttatttcatttattacttCCAATTGAGATTAAACATCTATTTTTCAAGAGAGAACTGGCCAAGGTAGCAGCCAAAGAAGTTTAAAAGGATAACAAACAAATTCCCAACACAATACAGCATGATTCACAATTACTGCATAAAAAGACAACAAAATACAACATCATAGGCAGATGTTGTGATTTCATCACAGGAAATAGCTGCACTCCTCAATTTGTTGGGCAAGGAACAATTGTGTGCAACTGTTTTCTGTGATGAATTGTGTGAATTGTGTAGTATTGTGTTGGGAATTTGCTTGTTATCCTTTTAAACTTCTTTGGCTACTACCGTATTCTTATGACATCATAGTCTACCTGTCAGCCTCCCATAGACATGAGTTTAGAGGAAGACACTGCATGTGCAGCTGAAAAAGTACAGGGCACATCTGTCCATTGATGCATGCGTCTTGGAAGGGCTGCAAGGCTGAAACCATATCCCTGCTTTTCggtctacttttttttttctttttctcatttcataGTGAACCCTTatagaaacagaaaacaattagTAAATATTCTGCaacatttaataaatgttttggcCAATagcaatgtacaaaaaatattgatatatCTGAAAGTGGCAATGGTATTTGCCCATatataaacattattttgaTATATATTCCttttctgtgaggaaattcTGCAGAAGCATTACTATCACTTACTGTgtagtaaaatgtattttatgaattAAATTATCCTCAACTCTCAACCCCCCATGATAGGATAAGTTTGACTGATTAGCATTCAGATCCTTCCCTAAGGAGACAGAGGACACCCCTAAAGCTGTGGGTAGTGTGTGACAGAGTATCATCTtgataaatatttgtatttgaaaagcATTTGTATTTCAGGTATCCAATAAATTCTGTCAATTCTAATTGCAAACACCTCCTCAAACATCACTAATGTCTTGATCAGctcataaatcataaatcagGTTTTCTGATGTTGTGGACCATTGTCTGTTTAGGGCTTTGGGgcttctttttaaaatacagcGTGGAGATATCCCATATATACTTAGGAATGCAAAACATCTCTGGCGGAGGAGGCTAATACAAGCTCTTTATGTAGTACTTCTGCATACTATATGAAAAGAATCCCCTTGTGGTAGTAGGAAACAAGACAGTTCAAAAGGGCACTTGCAGTTAATGCAGGTTGATAAACCATATCAGCAAAAACATAACTAATAAGTTTATTGAGATTGTATTGGTGTatacctatgaaatactctcaaaaaatggTCCAATTGCATCCAACAAGACCAATTAAGCACATCAAattttttgaatccaaaagaatgcgatatttgacccaggtctgatcttTAGTCATCCATTCTTCATGTAAAAGACAGGGTTATTTCTCATCTTCtttcataaattttttttttttttttttttttttacaaaataatacagTCAGCCAAAGCATCTATTTACTTATATGAAACTCCTATACTGACATCAGGGTATTGAGAATGAGAGACTGTGACAACCCTCTCTTTGTAGAGGAAGCAATCAGAACCAAACCCAAGAGAGCAGAATAATTATAACACTGtgtcctggggcctcatttaatAAAGTGGTTGTATGCATGGATTTGATCCTAAATTCAATAGATTACGTATAAATCAACACACATATTCAAATGTATAAAACTTGAGAATGTGTATGCAAACTCCTTCCTTGTGCCTATGTAGGCTAAATACttgctcagacaagctacctaAGCACTAATAGGTTGACTAGCTCATACCCcactagaccagctttatgaccagcttggccatgctgcttgaccagctcatacccagctagaccagcttatgaacATACACATACCAAAAATTAAGTTCTGAACAGAGTCTGAAGTTTGAAGAAATTATATTTGTGAATTGCCAAGTAGATCTGTAGCAAGTACCACTTTAAAGAAATATTCTCTTTACGTACGGTGAATATTGTTTCCAATTCTTCTTTGTCAATTTTTCCGTTTCCATCTTGGTCAAAGAGCTTGAAGTACCACTTCAGCTTCTGATTTATTTCTCCTTTCAACATTAAACTAATGGCTGCGATGTACTCCACAAAGTCGATATAACCATCCTGCAAggcagagaaaaaacaaaatccatcaGTGATTCAATTTACAAACAAAACACTAAAAGGCCCAGCAGTGTAATAGCCTGATTAAGGAACTCAAGTTGTGACCTCATGTGAGGTTATAAGAttctattatatattattataggTTGTTAGATGAAATCCGAGGTGGGGCAGTGTTGTTGTACCTTTGATTAAATATCCTTTCTTAAGTAAATATCCAACTCAGTAAATTGGTAGATTGGGCAAAGCATTAAGCTATGTCAGTTGCTCTGGACAAATGCATATAAATGCTAAATTATATTCGATGAGTGACAATAAGATCTTTAAGAGAAAGATCTTAAGATTCTTTCAGTGAAGGCACTGAAATTTTCAAAAGCATTACCTTGCagatatttcattttctaataCTCATTTTCTAATAAATCTTACTTTTAATAGCTTTACTGCGTATTCCAGTGGTACAATAagtaataaaatattcattagaAACTctcattattattcagtaaattcatacagtatgtactgtattctTTACAAGCAGGACTTGAATATAACCTATAGGAAATTAACAAAAAAGGGAaacaacaatattttaaaaaatgtttctggTGTTTCCATAATGGTGCGGGGCAGACTGATATGCATCCATAAAATAATTTGACCATATTATTTGACTTTACAttgatgtttacattttagttcACTGCTTCTAAGCTATATGAAGCCTGTGCCTACATTGTACccctttatttaaatgtttcacacaGGACCAGTTCCTTAAGTGTTATGTCTACATGTTGtgaatgcattttcagaatttCTCATTGTTATATGTTATTTTCATGTATGCATTATTTAAACATAAGCAGTGTCCGAGTATTCACAATAAATAATTCCATCCATTAAAATCTGCcaagattaatcaaataggcatGCATCATTATTTTTGAGAATCTTCTAAATTCACTCAAATCATCGGTATATGGatactcagtgaacactttattcggtatttattatacttatattttagacttttactgctgtagcctatccacttagagttatgatgtgttgcgtgttcagagatgcacgccactgttgtaatgtgtagttatttgcgttgctgtcaccttcccgtcagttttgaccagtctggccattctcctctgacatctcttattaacaagacgtttctgtctgtagaactgctgctcactggatgtttttgttttttgcaccattctttgcaaactctagacactagtgtgcatgaaaatcccaggagatcagcagtttctgagatactcaaaccaccctgtctgccaccactgtctgcacttcgttgtacgttgctctggttAGGAGCgactgctaaatgccatgtaatgtaatgtaatgtaagaatcaatccatggtcaaagtcacttagatcacatttccccccattctgatgattgatgtgaacattacctgaagctcctgacctgtatctacatgattgtacgcattgcactgctgccacacaattggctgattagataatcgcatgaataagtaggtgtgataatgtaaaaatattccCAACAAAGtccttggtgagtgtatatttttttgtatgttataTATAATGTAACTGTATGTAACGTATGTAAACTACATATGTACCATTGGAATACGCAGtaaaactattaaaaataagatttttttttaaagaaaggagttttagaaaatgaaatatctGCAAGGTAATTCAAACTGCTTTTACACTAACATCTTTCAGTGAAAGATGATCTTATTATCACTCATCGAGTATAATTTTGCATTTATATGCATTTGTCCTGAGCAACTGACATAGCTTAATGCTTTGCCCAATCTACCAATTTACTGAGTTGGATATTTACTTAAGAAAGGATATTTAATCAAAGGTACAACAACACTGCCCCACCTCGGATTTCATCTAACAACCTAGCATAAGGTCACAACTTGAGTTCCTGTTTTCTGTTAATGCCACTATTTGTGAAGAGATATTGTTGGTGTTGTGCATAAACATTACATCTGCAAAAATGGAATGCTCAGGAACATCAATACAAcgtccatttttatttaaccaatgagcattataatttcataatttgatGTTTTGAATCTTCATAAGTTGTTGAATAATAAAACTCAGCACATGGACCAGATGAGAACTTTCAATGTGTGTTAAAAAGCCCAAATTGCCTTGTTATCTTTGCTACCCTCACTCCATTGTGTTTGAGACCACAGTGACAAACATGCTGTCCATCACTTGTGGAGGACTCCTCTGTCCAGTCTGCACCTTGAGTCATTTAAACTGATACAACTATGCAGcagtgttctggaacaaagaaaaaacaaacagggcCAGTAAATGATGGCTGTATGAAGTATCTCTGAAGGATGGCATCAGCTATGGAGGAACTTTTGAActctaaagtgctcactgagtgtgtattttGCAGCTGGGCTATCGCCAGTATGACACTTTTGGCTTGGAGGTAAGAAGACCATAATGACACTGTAAGTCTTAGGAGCATGATCTACCTAAGAAATACCAAATTGCTGTTAtaagtgtattttatttgtatatcgCCATTTCCCTGGACTCAGGGACGAGTGATTAGAACAGATTCCATCCATATCAAGGTTCCAACAGGTgggctggctttcattgttaaagTAAAAGTTAAAATAGTTCATCACACATTGTTATCTCAACTCACCTGGGGCCTGTTTTGATAACTGTTTgcgcagttatctggctaactcagtaatcctgctttgtggagcagGCCCCTGGCTTCTTAGGTATGAGCTGTTTATTGACTTTAAGATGAAAGTCAATTTCCTGGAACCAGGCTTGCAGATCACAGATATATGTCAAGATTTACCCTTCAAGTtatgtttttaataatacaaattcaGAGGGCTGTAGAGACTGTAATGGCCTGTCCTATGCACCTACATTTCTCTTAGTTACTCTGGATAGAGTCTTCAAAATAccagaatgtaatgtaaatatacagtCCAACCCAGATCTTCTCATAAAACCTAATTTTCATGAGGAgaaaatttgaatgaaaaggCATTGATAACACAATGGaaccaataaaaatgtaatcagttcggaatatataatttcaagaCAGGGACATGCCATGAACATGAAGTAAGTTTGAGCTGCAAACTGGAATTAAGTTCAATTAAGAATGAGCACCCTGACTGGCAAGTTCAGCCAGGGCTGAACGATAAGAGCTTTAGCATCCGCCATGACCTGATTTACCACAGAGCCGCCTCAATCCACAATTCAAACTGCCGGACCACACATAGAAATCACACAGCGTGGGGAGGCCTAGTGTCAGCAGGCTTAATGTGCCTAAGTTCTTATACGAATTAAGGAATCTTATACGGAGGGAACCAGCACAGTCCAGCTTTGTGTTTTCATCTGTTGCATGCCTTTTCCTGCCTAGCGCAGATCTATGCTAATCTCATTGTCCCAAAGAAGAGCAGAATACCCAGTGCTTAACCTCGAGAAGTGAAAGAGTGCACAACAATCACTCAAATCATTCAAAGCACAATACACAATATGCGAAATGCGCAGCCTCCAGAGAGaatcagagaaagagaggtacacaatagagagagtgtgtctgaaaGAGAGAATCAGAGAAAGCACAACAAAGCTCCTGGGTTAGGATAGGCAGGGATATTGACATTGGTCTCTCACCCCGTCCATGTCAAAAGTGAAGAAGACTTGGTCCACATAGCTGTTGGCATCCTCAGACATGCCCTGCAGACCCAGGATGGCCTTGAGCTCAAACAACGTGATCAGACCCGACGGAGACTCCCTCATGAACTTGTTGTACCAGTGGTGCATGTCTTCCGCCAAGATATCATCCAGGTTGGAGCCGTGGTTCCCCATAACTGCTGCCCTGGTGCACAACCCACGATGCCACTGCTGTTCTGTTTCcagaagagccaaaatggctgtaatCCTGCTTGTATGCGGTTGGGGCAATGGTCTTGGTGGCTGCAGTGACTATCTGCTGGCAGGGATAGAGGGACTGAGCAGAGGCAAAAAGCTTCCTAAACCTCTTATGCCTTTGGCTACTAAAAAGTGACTGCCACTTAAAAATAACCTCCTAATGGGATAACCGCTGCCTTCTCCCACCAAAGGGGAAGGTCTTAGCATGTAGAGAATGGGCCGAGAAAGCAGTAACAAGGACATTTATGTAACACTACCTAGCACCACCTTGCCTTACCCTCCACGGTGGACCAGCAACCTGgagcctggagcaatgtgacTCTACACTTCCCCCTGTAGAATCACCCTCCAGCATATATAGCAAAAATACACTGAAAATGATATTCCAAAAGGCTGGAATAAATTATAAGAATGTCATGCGACAGTATATTCTGTAtagcaaaatacaaaaagtatTATATTTAACCAGGTAAGTATGTTCTCTTGACCTGGGGAATCAAAGTCGGTAGGGAATGGCAAACTGATGCAGGGGACTCATTTTCGTGACTGGTAATTTGCACAAATCGAGAAATAATAAGGTAGCTGGAGGTCCATACTCTCCATTTAAgccaggggtgggcaattccaatCCTAGAGGACCAGAGTCTAagtaggtttttgtttccaccaattactctggctaaatgagctaattggatATATACACGAACACAAGTACACtcatagattagatcacagtctTCAACTGTCATTCAGGCAtttatcaagaaatgtagctgATATGTTAGATGGCAATGTAAGGgccaattaaataatgaaaaccagaaacagatacagcccTCAGTGCCCACTTCTGTTTTATGCAGACTAAAAGGCTGTataatgagtgtatgtgtgtgtcatgtaatgttatttttagaAGCTTTGGTAGATGACAGGTCATCCAGGGCCTAACAGACTATTGTTTCTATTCTATTTCTCTTatcccttgattagttaaaaaTGTAGTCATAATTTTgaaatgtacagtgggctccagaattaattaaataattgataTGAGCAAAGAATGCTGGGTGTCACTTTATTGTAAAATAGTGTGCAAATACAGTAGTTTTGCTACTGTATTTAATTGTGCTGTGGATAAGCATGCTCCAATTAAGAGAAAAAATAGAAGCAATCCTTGGTACTTTATCCACTGAACTACTCATCAGGGATGAAGCATGGATGAAAGCAAAGGAAACCCAGGCGCAATCTGTCTGGcaggtttttaaaaaactaagaaattaTTTCTGCTCGTTGATAAAAAAGGCTAAATCCGAATATTTCATCTCGTCGTTGGCGAAGAGTCAGGGTAATACTGCCAAATTTAGGAAAATTGTCAAGTCCCTGAATTCCAGTCCTTCATCATCAATACCACACTGATTTCGGACCTATTACTGATAGACACAAGAGCTGTGATTTTTTTAACCAACATTTTATAGCGGCTGGAAATCTTTTTGAAAATTTGAAAACTCCGTCCTCTACAGGAGACACATCTGACCTCAGCTCTAGGTCTTTCACAAATTCTCCAAAACCTAGagtattgtttacatttaagGAATTTACAGTGAAAGAGGTCCTATTAGAAGCGTGTATCACCCTCTCCAAGTCTTTCTGGGAGAGGTAGGCTTTAGTCTTGGCCAGGAGTCTGAGGtgataaaaactgttttttacgACAGTGCCAACCTGCTTTTCTAATTTAAAAGCACTGTCAAAAATGACTCCAAGGTTTCTGACCGAGGTCGAGAGATTAGAACCCAGGGGGCCAAGAGCATCGACGAGGGGGGCCGGGAGGACACTGTTAAAAACAATAACctctgttttttcttcatttagggtcaggaaaTTATTGGACATCCAGCCCTTTATGTCGGCCAGACAGTCTAGTAAGAGCTGTATTGAGGTTTTCCCTTGGAGTTTCTTTAGTGGGaggtagacctgcacatcatCAGCGAAGCAATGAAAAGAGATGTTGTATTTTGCTAGGATCTGACCTAGAGGCAGCATATACAGTAAGAAGAGAGCGGGGCCCAAAATTGATCCTTGGGGCACCCCACAGGTGAGGGGGgccacagaggaggagaggtcaCCAATCTTAATGGAGAAAGACCGGCCATTTAGGTATGACCGAAACCAGTCAAGGGCGACACCCCTGATGCCTACATAATGCTCAAGCCGAGCTAGGAGAATCGTGTGGTCTACGGTGTCGAATGCTGCTGTAAGGTCAAGGAGCAGCAAGATAGAGGGGTTGCCTGCATCGGCGGCCAGGATAAGGTCATTGAAGACACGGAGaagggctgtttcagtgctatgTCGTGGTTTAAAGCCAGACTGGAATTTATCATGTAGGTTTTGTTGTTCAAGAAAAGACTGTAGTTGTGAGTGAACTATGCGCTCCAGGACTTTTGAGAGAAATGGTAATTGGGAGATGGGTCTGAAATTTGCAAGGACAGAGGGGTCGAGACTAGGCTTTTTTATTCGGGGCTGGACCACAGCATGCTTGAAGGTAGCTGGGACACAGCCAATGCTGAGACAAGCATTTAGCAGCAGTAGTATGACAGGGAGAACAGAGTCAGGGACTTCCTTGAGAAGGCGTGAGGGGAGAGCATCAGAGGGGCAGGTAGTGGGTCGCAGGTGTAAtgacatcagagagagaggagagggagaccgGCACAAACTGAtcaaagacagcaggcagggggtgaggggggagaggagggggtggggggggcgagagagaggggggtctgagggcagagacttTACTAATAAAGAAGTTGAGAAAGCTTTCACATAGGGCAGGTGAAGGCACAACAGAGGGGGTATCACAGGGGTTGATAAGGGAGTTAAGGAAGATATTCTCATATTTTGAGCGTAAACTGAAAGACATTTCTCATAggtttttcatgaaaaatgtattagaCTTCTTTAGATTCCAACAATACTATAATTTCAATGAAATGAATTCAGTGGAATTGTAGAGTGGCCATTTGGAATAATGTTCAGCTGAAACCGAGGGACATGATTCTATCATGGGCAGTATCTTAAAAAGGCACAGAtcaaaacatcctgatacactaGATATCCATACAGCCAgc contains:
- the guca1d gene encoding guanylate cyclase activator 1d; its protein translation is MGNHGSNLDDILAEDMHHWYNKFMRESPSGLITLFELKAILGLQGMSEDANSYVDQVFFTFDMDGDGYIDFVEYIAAISLMLKGEINQKLKWYFKLFDQDGNGKIDKEELETIFTAIQDITRVYETPPEEIVSLIFQKIDVNGEGELTLEEFITGAKNHPDIMEMLKKMMDLTPVLVIIVNGRRKSV